Proteins found in one Polyodon spathula isolate WHYD16114869_AA chromosome 10, ASM1765450v1, whole genome shotgun sequence genomic segment:
- the LOC121322269 gene encoding monocarboxylate transporter 9-like: protein MTNQSSAKALAGGWGWVIVVASFLCQFLAYGSPMSVGVLYPEWLDTFRQSKGMTAWIGSLVSGFGLIASPICSACVTNFGARPVTVFSGVMVSGGLMLSAFAPSVQFLIFSYGTVVGMGCGLVYAATVTITCQYFDKHRGLALGIITTGTSVGGFICATFQKVLVELYGLEGCLLIMGALALNIMACGGLMRPLNFPEYFLKQKAALERTTEQKDTHHEKPPVKEESINKNTLSSMGKGLTVSDLLMSSDTKDPLSYEKNFLGSSSLVKTIKNNKHTYSKYIDTTAELLQDRVFVALCMAIFLFDIGAFPPVLFIEDVARSSGHSDGTCLVPLVSIVAVMAGAGKLILGILTDCKFVNSLYLYTFTIVGSGVALLVTPIAKNYAALAVLSGVLGFFSGNWSIFPYVTTKIVGMDRLTHAYGILMFFGGSGIVLGPPVVGWIYDWTESYNMAFFFSGACVLLAGFSLLLAALPCWDKPKKDHPRPDIKYTSNCDKVASVA from the exons ATGACAAATCAGAGCTCTGCTAAGGCATTGGCTGGTGGTTGGGGCTGGGTCATTGTGGTGGCATCTTTCCTGTGCCAGTTTCTGGCCTACGGTTCCCCTATGTCTGTTGGCGTGCTGTACCCAGAATGGCTGGATACTTTCAGACAAAGCAAAGGCATGACTGCTTGGATCGGTTCTCTGGTGTCTGGATTCGGGTTGATTGCAA GTCCTATTTGCAGTGCCTGTGTGACAAACTTTGGAGCCAGACCGGTCACAGTTTTCAGTGGGGTTATGGTGTCTGGGGGCCTGATGCTAAGTGCATTTGCTCCCAGTGTTCAATTTCTGATTTTCTCCTATGGAACAGTTGTTG GTATGGGATGTGGTTTGGTATATGCTGCTACAGTGACCATCACTTGCCAGTATTTTGACAAGCACCGAGGTCTTGCACTTGGAATAATAACAACAG GTACAAGTGTTGGAGGTTTCATTTGTGCAACTTTTCAGAAAGTGCTTGTGGAACTGTATGGACTTGAGGGATGCTTGCTAATAATGGGAGCGCTGGCACTCAATATTATGGCATGCGGGGGTCTAATGAGGCCTCTGAATTTTCCAGAATACTTCCTGAAACAGAAAGCAGCACTAGAACGCACAACAGAGCAAAAAGATACACACCATGAGAAGCCTCCTGTTAAAGAAGAATCCATCAACAAAAATACTTTATCGAGTATGGGAAAAGGGTTAACAGTGAGCGACCTGCTGATGAGTAGTGACACTAAAGACCCGTTATCTTATGAAAAGAACTTCCTGGGAAGTTCTTCCCTTGTAAAAACGATCAAGAACAATAAGCACACTTACTCAAAGTACATAGACACGACCGCTGAGCTGCTGCAGGACAGAGTGTTTGTGGCCCTTTGCATGGctatttttctgtttgatattggCGCATTCCCACCTGTGCTGTTCATAGAAGATGTTGCCAGGAGTTCAGGCCACAGTGATGGCACCTGCCTTGTACCTCTGGTTTCTATCGTGGCTGTCATGGCAGGAGCTGGCAAGCTGATTTTAGGCATACTGACAGATTGTAAGTTTGTGAACAGTTTGTACCTGTACACTTTCACAATAGTTGGAAGTGGAGTTGCACTGCTTGTAACTCCGATTGCAAAGAACTACGCTGCACTTGCAGTACTTTCTGGGgtgttagggtttttttctgGCAACTGGTCAATTTTCCCTTATGTGACCACCAAAATCGTGGGGATGGACAGACTAACACATGCCTATGGAATTCTTATGTTCTTCGGTGGATCTGGAATTGTACTAGGGCCCCCAGTCGTAG gctGGATCTATGACTGGACAGAATCGTACAACATGGCATTCTTCTTCAGTGGAGCCTGTGTGCTGCTAGCTGGATTTAGCTTGTTGCTGGCAGCACTGCCTTGCTGGGACAAACCCAAGAAGGACCACCCCAGACCTGATATCAAATACACTAGCAACTGTGACAAAGTTGCATCTGTAGCTtag